Proteins from one Faecalibacterium sp. I3-3-33 genomic window:
- a CDS encoding CPBP family intramembrane glutamic endopeptidase — MTVKEKQSFGLYFLLAFGMAWLCQVGGCMALLQQNNAVLYQLALIVTMFCPLLAVLPVQKAFLRQPTGIGWKVQGKRRFWLAAWFGPAVLTLLGAVLYFAVFPSRLDFSGSWLVAAYGGEMDAQTLRSQLGVSTLSYLLQNGLFAVLLAPAINMFPALGEEVGWRGYMMPRLKERFGLLNGRLLGGVVWGIWHWPLMLLVGYEYGINYLGAPLLGLVVWCVVCFALNTLLDILYEKTECIWVPAIAHGAFNAIAALPQVLVTPADAYYNVLGPMPIGLIAALPMLAAAVWLTLREMKQEEKN, encoded by the coding sequence ATGACGGTAAAAGAAAAACAGAGTTTCGGCCTGTACTTCCTGCTCGCCTTCGGCATGGCGTGGCTGTGTCAGGTCGGCGGCTGCATGGCACTATTGCAGCAGAATAATGCGGTGCTGTATCAGCTGGCGCTCATCGTTACCATGTTCTGCCCGCTGCTGGCGGTTCTGCCGGTGCAAAAGGCATTTCTGCGCCAGCCCACCGGTATCGGCTGGAAGGTGCAGGGCAAGCGTCGGTTCTGGCTGGCGGCATGGTTCGGCCCGGCGGTGCTCACTCTGCTGGGCGCAGTGCTGTATTTTGCAGTGTTCCCCTCCCGGCTGGACTTTTCCGGCAGCTGGCTGGTAGCCGCCTACGGCGGTGAGATGGACGCGCAGACCCTGCGCAGCCAGCTGGGGGTCTCTACCCTCAGCTATCTGCTGCAAAACGGGCTGTTTGCGGTGCTCCTTGCCCCAGCCATCAATATGTTCCCCGCGCTGGGCGAGGAGGTCGGCTGGCGCGGCTACATGATGCCTCGCCTGAAAGAGCGGTTCGGTCTGCTGAATGGCCGTCTGCTGGGCGGCGTTGTGTGGGGCATCTGGCATTGGCCGCTGATGCTGCTAGTGGGCTACGAGTACGGCATCAACTATCTGGGCGCACCCCTGTTGGGTCTGGTGGTGTGGTGCGTGGTCTGCTTTGCCCTCAACACCCTGTTAGATATCCTCTACGAGAAAACGGAGTGTATCTGGGTGCCCGCCATTGCGCATGGAGCGTTCAACGCCATTGCGGCGCTGCCGCAGGTGCTGGTCACCCCGGCAGATGCTTATTATAATGTACTGGGTCCCATGCCCATTGGACTGATCGCCGCACTGCCGATGCTGGCGGCGGCTGTCTGGCTGACCCTGCGGGAAATGAAGCAGGAAGAAAAGAACTGA
- a CDS encoding heavy metal-binding domain-containing protein, with protein sequence MLIVTINEIPGKKLEALGVVRGSTVQSRNLGHDMMAGFRTLVGGEVTDYADMLTEARQIATGRMVKDAESLGADAIVGMRYASASVMQGAAEVIAYGTAVKFV encoded by the coding sequence ATGCTTATCGTAACTATTAACGAGATCCCGGGCAAAAAGCTGGAGGCACTGGGCGTGGTGCGTGGCAGCACAGTGCAGAGCCGCAACCTTGGCCACGACATGATGGCCGGCTTCCGCACCCTTGTGGGCGGCGAGGTGACCGACTACGCCGATATGCTCACCGAAGCCCGGCAGATCGCCACCGGACGCATGGTCAAGGACGCTGAAAGCCTTGGCGCAGATGCCATTGTGGGCATGCGGTACGCCTCTGCCAGCGTCATGCAGGGCGCGGCAGAGGTGATCGCTTACGGAACGGCGGTGAAATTCGTATGA
- a CDS encoding MerR family transcriptional regulator, whose translation MKINEVEAAVGVTKKNIRFYEEEGLISPSREPGNGYRSYSQADVERLRRIKLLRKLDVPLAEIREMLEGQRTLAEGMSLQLERLRSRRADLEEAIGFCTLLQQENGPLEQLDVEQTLARLTAREEQGVTFVNIERTDQKTRRIRGACIGAALFVAMMAFIMATMGWAVYTDPQDAPPLPLLVVMFGIPAGCIVGTLKVLLDRIEEIGKGEEDAYRNY comes from the coding sequence ATGAAGATCAACGAAGTGGAAGCCGCCGTCGGCGTGACCAAAAAGAACATCCGCTTTTATGAGGAAGAGGGGCTCATCAGTCCCAGCCGCGAGCCGGGCAACGGCTACCGCAGCTACTCGCAGGCGGATGTGGAGCGCCTGCGCCGCATCAAGCTGCTGCGTAAGCTGGACGTGCCGCTGGCAGAGATCCGGGAGATGCTGGAAGGGCAGCGCACGCTGGCCGAGGGCATGAGCCTGCAGCTGGAACGTCTGCGCAGCCGCCGCGCCGACTTGGAGGAAGCAATCGGCTTTTGCACGCTGCTCCAACAGGAGAACGGCCCTCTGGAACAACTGGATGTGGAGCAGACGCTGGCGCGCCTGACCGCACGGGAAGAACAGGGAGTGACTTTTGTGAACATTGAACGTACCGACCAAAAGACCCGCCGCATCCGGGGCGCCTGCATCGGTGCTGCCCTTTTTGTGGCCATGATGGCCTTTATAATGGCCACCATGGGCTGGGCAGTTTACACCGACCCGCAGGATGCCCCGCCGCTGCCGCTGCTGGTGGTGATGTTCGGCATCCCGGCGGGCTGCATCGTAGGCACCCTGAAGGTGCTGCTGGATCGGATCGAAGAAATCGGAAAGGGAGAAGAAGATGCTTATCGTAACTATTAA
- a CDS encoding DEAD/DEAH box helicase, with translation MLYSELQCSEAIHKAVERMGFAEMTEIQEKTIPLMLAGHDVIAKAPTGTGKTCAFGIPVVEHIQPENKYPQAVIMAPTRELAQQIAEELTNLTYFMPEVQVACVYGGANMEKQAKRLAEGCQIVVATPGRLMDHYKHHSIDISHVTQIVLDEADEMLNMGFYKDVRHIIEMMKARKALSMFSATISREVMDIGWLYQHNAEEITVQPREESQPKITQYMLETSGRNKLSDLAQIIIGEGYKRVMVFCDTKFNTATLANQLARLGFSVDCLHGDLSQKERNQIMQAFRDGKLAILVATDVAARGIDVSDVDAVINYDVPGENEHYTHRIGRTGRAKKEGVSYLFYVPEEKKRVQELLRLTRNTDLCTPVHFDFNHEHIVVEKKQDNADRFQIKCYF, from the coding sequence ATGCTTTACAGCGAGTTGCAGTGCAGCGAAGCCATCCACAAGGCTGTGGAACGCATGGGCTTTGCCGAAATGACAGAAATTCAGGAAAAGACCATCCCCCTCATGCTGGCCGGGCATGATGTCATTGCCAAGGCACCCACCGGTACCGGTAAGACCTGTGCCTTTGGCATCCCGGTGGTGGAGCATATCCAGCCGGAAAACAAATACCCGCAGGCCGTCATCATGGCACCCACCCGGGAGCTTGCCCAGCAGATCGCTGAGGAACTGACCAACCTCACCTACTTTATGCCCGAGGTGCAGGTGGCCTGCGTGTACGGCGGCGCCAATATGGAAAAGCAGGCAAAGCGTCTGGCCGAGGGCTGCCAGATCGTGGTAGCCACCCCGGGCCGCCTGATGGATCACTACAAGCACCACAGCATCGATATCTCCCATGTGACCCAGATCGTGCTGGACGAGGCCGACGAAATGCTGAACATGGGCTTTTATAAGGATGTGCGTCACATCATCGAGATGATGAAGGCACGCAAGGCGCTGTCCATGTTCTCGGCCACCATCAGCCGCGAGGTGATGGATATCGGCTGGCTGTACCAGCACAACGCCGAGGAGATCACCGTGCAGCCCCGGGAGGAAAGCCAGCCCAAGATCACCCAGTATATGCTGGAGACCTCCGGCCGCAACAAGCTGTCGGATCTGGCACAGATCATCATCGGCGAGGGCTACAAGCGGGTCATGGTGTTCTGCGATACCAAGTTCAACACCGCCACGCTGGCAAACCAGCTGGCACGGCTGGGCTTCTCGGTGGATTGCCTGCACGGCGACCTCTCCCAGAAGGAGCGCAACCAGATCATGCAGGCTTTCCGGGACGGCAAGCTGGCTATTCTGGTGGCGACCGACGTTGCCGCCCGCGGCATTGATGTCTCGGACGTGGATGCCGTTATCAACTACGATGTTCCCGGCGAGAACGAGCACTACACCCACCGCATCGGCCGCACCGGCCGCGCCAAAAAAGAGGGCGTGAGTTACCTGTTCTATGTGCCGGAGGAAAAGAAGCGTGTGCAGGAGCTGCTGCGCCTGACCCGCAATACCGACCTGTGCACCCCGGTGCACTTCGACTTCAACCACGAGCATATCGTGGTGGAGAAAAAGCAGGACAACGCAGACCGTTTCCAGATCAAGTGCTATTTTTAA
- a CDS encoding HU family DNA-binding protein, giving the protein MTRSQMIETVARKTGFTEAQVETTMDAMFDQIADCLRADEKVTIAGFGRFEMRPRKPKAYTNPKTKVSSQLESTSIPGFKASGRFKQKLEAGKKSVEETA; this is encoded by the coding sequence ATGACCCGTTCCCAGATGATCGAAACCGTGGCACGCAAGACCGGCTTTACCGAAGCTCAGGTCGAGACCACGATGGATGCAATGTTTGACCAGATCGCGGACTGCCTGCGTGCTGACGAAAAGGTGACCATCGCCGGCTTTGGCCGCTTTGAGATGCGCCCCCGCAAGCCGAAGGCTTACACCAACCCCAAGACCAAGGTCTCCAGCCAGCTGGAGTCCACCTCCATCCCCGGCTTCAAGGCCAGCGGCCGCTTCAAGCAGAAGCTGGAAGCCGGCAAGAAGAGCGTGGAAGAGACCGCCTGA
- the carB gene encoding carbamoyl-phosphate synthase large subunit yields the protein MPKDPRIKKVLVIGSGPIIIGQAAEFDYSGTQACRALKAEGIETVLLNSNPATIMTDPDVADHVYIEPMTLEVVERILDIEKPDSVLPNLGGQMGLNLSMELARSGYLDRTGIRLLACKPETIDRAEDRELFKETMEKLHQPIIPSEVVETLQDALDCADRIGYPVIVRPAFTMGGTGGGICETREKLIEIGTNGLRLSPIHQILVEKCIAGWKEIEYEVMRDHKGNVITVCNMENLDPVGIHTGDSVVVAPSQTLTDHEYQMLRTAALDIITELGIEGGCNCQFALKPDSFDYAVIEVNPRVSRSSALASKATGYPIAKVATKIAIGYTLDEITNDVTGKTCACFEPALDYIVVKYPKWPFDKFVYADKSLGTQMMATGEVMSIGNSFEAAMMKAVSSIELGMDTLTHKPFEELTDEEVVEHMHVQDAERVFCVYEALKRGIDHKVIYDITKIDWWFLDKMQHLADLEKGLAQCNGQLSLEQYKTAKKYGFQDKTIRRLAQVDTLPVENYRAGFKMVDTCAAEFSANTPYFYSTYDGDNEAAGFIAEKEAETAAKGEPKKKKVLVFGSGPIRIGQGIEFDYCSVHCVWTLKKNGCEAILVNNNPETVSTDFDTGDRLYFDPLNPESVDNIIATEKPDACVVQFGGQTAIKLAKHMDEIGLPILGTPADAIDEAEDRERFDELLERCNIPRAPGRTVFNLDEALAAAEEIGLPVLMRPSYVLGGQNMIVAYNKADIIEYMGVITEHVDMDHPVLLDKYIMGTECEVDAICDGENFLIPGIMEQVERTGVHSGDSICVYPAQHLTQDEIDTMVDYTGRFARELHVTGLVNVQYAVSHGRVYVIEVNPRSSRTVPYISKVTGVPMVDMAVRCCLGEKLTDMGYGTGLHPNAPYVAVKVPVFSFEKLHAVDTQFGPEMKSTGEVLGIAPNYHDALLKGLIGAGYTFKTPGPGSCCIFTVKDSDKPEFVDIAWKLKDMGYKLYGTSGTCAWLNKHMVPCNEVRNISGEAPNIVDLLQSGLVDYVFSTSAKGRDPRRDSVRLRRKAVELSIPCITAVDTAASLVDCLRSEHSLANIPLVDIATLYRGK from the coding sequence ATGCCGAAGGACCCCAGAATCAAAAAAGTGCTGGTCATTGGCTCCGGCCCTATCATCATTGGTCAGGCTGCGGAGTTTGACTACTCTGGCACGCAGGCCTGCCGCGCCCTGAAAGCAGAGGGCATCGAGACCGTTCTGCTGAACTCTAACCCCGCTACCATCATGACCGACCCGGACGTGGCCGACCATGTGTATATCGAGCCCATGACGCTGGAAGTCGTGGAGCGCATTCTGGACATTGAAAAGCCGGACTCTGTGCTGCCCAACCTCGGCGGCCAGATGGGTCTGAACCTGTCCATGGAGCTGGCACGCTCCGGCTATCTGGACCGCACCGGCATCCGTCTGCTGGCCTGCAAGCCCGAGACCATCGACCGTGCCGAGGACCGCGAGCTGTTCAAGGAGACCATGGAAAAGCTGCACCAGCCCATCATCCCCTCTGAGGTGGTGGAGACCCTGCAGGACGCACTGGACTGCGCCGACCGCATCGGCTACCCGGTCATCGTGCGCCCGGCCTTTACCATGGGCGGCACCGGCGGCGGCATCTGCGAGACCCGCGAAAAGCTGATCGAGATCGGCACCAACGGCCTGCGCCTTTCTCCCATCCATCAGATCCTGGTGGAAAAGTGCATCGCCGGCTGGAAAGAGATCGAGTACGAGGTGATGCGCGACCACAAGGGCAACGTGATCACCGTATGTAACATGGAGAACCTCGACCCCGTGGGCATCCACACCGGCGACTCGGTGGTCGTGGCTCCCTCCCAGACCCTGACCGACCACGAGTACCAGATGCTGCGTACCGCCGCACTGGATATCATCACCGAGCTGGGCATCGAGGGTGGCTGCAACTGCCAGTTCGCCCTGAAGCCGGACAGCTTCGACTATGCGGTCATCGAGGTCAACCCCCGTGTGTCCCGCTCCTCCGCGCTGGCATCAAAGGCTACCGGCTACCCCATTGCCAAGGTGGCAACCAAGATCGCCATCGGCTACACACTGGACGAGATCACCAACGACGTTACCGGCAAGACCTGCGCCTGCTTCGAGCCTGCGCTGGACTACATCGTGGTCAAGTACCCGAAGTGGCCGTTTGATAAGTTCGTCTACGCCGACAAGTCTCTGGGCACCCAGATGATGGCTACCGGCGAGGTGATGAGCATCGGCAACAGCTTCGAAGCCGCCATGATGAAGGCAGTTTCCTCCATTGAGCTGGGCATGGACACCCTGACCCACAAGCCCTTTGAGGAGCTGACCGACGAGGAAGTGGTGGAGCACATGCACGTTCAGGACGCCGAGCGCGTGTTCTGCGTGTACGAGGCGCTGAAGCGCGGCATCGATCACAAGGTCATCTACGATATCACCAAGATCGATTGGTGGTTCCTTGATAAGATGCAGCATCTGGCAGATCTGGAAAAGGGTCTGGCACAGTGCAACGGCCAGCTGTCTCTGGAGCAGTACAAGACTGCCAAGAAGTACGGCTTCCAGGATAAGACCATCCGCCGTCTGGCACAGGTGGACACCCTGCCCGTGGAGAACTACCGCGCCGGCTTCAAGATGGTGGATACCTGCGCTGCTGAGTTCTCGGCCAATACCCCCTACTTCTATTCCACCTACGACGGCGACAACGAGGCCGCAGGCTTCATCGCCGAGAAGGAAGCCGAGACCGCTGCCAAGGGTGAGCCCAAAAAGAAGAAGGTGCTGGTCTTTGGTTCCGGCCCCATCCGCATCGGTCAGGGCATCGAGTTCGACTACTGCTCTGTGCACTGCGTGTGGACGCTGAAGAAGAACGGCTGCGAGGCCATTCTGGTCAACAACAACCCCGAGACCGTTTCCACCGACTTTGATACCGGCGACCGTCTGTACTTCGACCCGCTGAACCCGGAGAGCGTGGACAACATCATTGCCACCGAAAAGCCGGATGCCTGCGTGGTGCAGTTCGGCGGACAGACCGCCATCAAGCTGGCCAAGCACATGGACGAGATCGGTCTGCCCATTCTGGGCACCCCGGCGGACGCCATCGACGAGGCCGAGGACCGCGAGCGCTTTGACGAGCTGCTGGAGCGCTGCAACATCCCCCGCGCCCCGGGCCGTACTGTGTTCAATCTGGACGAGGCTCTGGCCGCTGCCGAGGAGATCGGTCTGCCGGTGCTGATGCGCCCCTCCTATGTGCTGGGCGGTCAGAACATGATCGTGGCCTACAACAAGGCTGACATCATCGAGTACATGGGCGTTATCACCGAGCACGTTGACATGGATCATCCGGTGCTGCTGGATAAGTACATCATGGGCACCGAGTGCGAGGTGGACGCTATCTGCGACGGCGAAAACTTCCTGATCCCCGGCATCATGGAGCAGGTGGAGCGCACCGGCGTGCACTCTGGCGACTCCATCTGCGTCTACCCGGCACAGCACCTGACGCAGGACGAGATCGACACCATGGTGGACTATACCGGCCGCTTTGCCCGCGAGCTGCACGTCACCGGTCTGGTCAACGTGCAGTACGCCGTTTCCCATGGCCGTGTGTACGTCATCGAGGTGAACCCCCGCTCCTCCCGTACCGTGCCGTACATCTCCAAGGTCACCGGCGTGCCCATGGTGGATATGGCCGTGCGCTGCTGCCTGGGCGAGAAGCTGACGGATATGGGCTACGGCACCGGTCTGCACCCCAATGCCCCCTATGTGGCGGTAAAGGTGCCCGTGTTCAGCTTTGAAAAGTTGCACGCCGTGGATACCCAGTTCGGCCCCGAGATGAAGTCCACCGGCGAGGTGCTGGGCATTGCACCCAACTACCACGACGCCCTGCTCAAGGGTCTGATCGGTGCAGGCTACACCTTCAAGACTCCCGGCCCGGGCAGCTGCTGCATCTTCACCGTGAAGGACAGCGACAAGCCCGAGTTCGTGGATATTGCATGGAAGCTGAAGGATATGGGCTATAAGCTCTACGGCACCTCCGGCACCTGTGCATGGCTCAACAAGCACATGGTCCCCTGCAACGAGGTGCGCAACATCTCCGGCGAGGCTCCCAACATCGTGGATCTGCTGCAGAGCGGTCTGGTGGACTATGTGTTCTCCACCAGCGCCAAGGGCCGTGACCCCCGGCGCGATTCCGTCCGCCTGCGCCGCAAGGCCGTGGAGCTGAGCATCCCCTGCATCACCGCAGTGGATACCGCCGCTTCTCTGGTGGACTGCCTGCGCAGCGAGCACAGTCTGGCTAACATCCCGCTGGTGGATATTGCCACCCTGTACCGCGGCAAATAA
- a CDS encoding carbamoyl phosphate synthase small subunit, translating into MNAYLLLANGMVFAGQSVGAQGVTVGEVVFATGMVGFQETLTDPSYYGQIITQTYPLIGNYGMNHDDMESDRIWAKGYIVREACTTPSNWRCEETLDSFLKKNNTIGIEGIDTRHLTRIIRESGVMNGAILTTFDPADPANKAETEALLAEIRAYAVTDAVKNVTCAAPEVFNPEGETHIVLMHYGCKRNIVRCLVKRGCKVTVMPAFATAEEIKALAPDGIMLSNGPGDPAEPVEIIENLKHIFELNIPTFGICLGHQLSALAAGAKTMKLKYGHRGANQPVTDFESGRTFITSQNHGYAVVGEELPAEMGEVAQVNANDGTCEGIKYKKWNCFTVQFHPEANGGPKDTEFLFDRFLNNVKAAKEAR; encoded by the coding sequence ATGAACGCATATCTTCTTTTGGCAAACGGCATGGTCTTTGCCGGACAGTCCGTGGGCGCGCAGGGCGTGACCGTGGGCGAGGTGGTGTTCGCCACGGGCATGGTGGGCTTTCAGGAGACCCTGACCGACCCCAGCTACTATGGCCAGATCATCACCCAGACCTATCCCCTCATCGGCAACTACGGTATGAACCACGATGACATGGAGTCCGACCGCATCTGGGCAAAGGGCTACATCGTGCGCGAGGCCTGCACCACCCCCTCCAACTGGCGCTGTGAGGAAACGCTGGACAGCTTTTTGAAAAAGAACAACACCATCGGCATCGAGGGCATCGACACCCGCCACCTGACCCGCATCATCCGGGAGAGCGGCGTGATGAACGGCGCCATCCTGACCACCTTTGACCCCGCTGACCCGGCCAACAAGGCCGAGACCGAGGCACTGCTGGCTGAGATCCGCGCCTACGCCGTGACCGATGCCGTGAAGAACGTGACCTGCGCCGCACCTGAGGTGTTCAACCCGGAAGGTGAGACCCATATCGTGCTGATGCACTACGGCTGCAAGCGCAACATCGTGCGCTGCCTTGTCAAGCGCGGCTGCAAGGTGACCGTGATGCCTGCCTTTGCAACGGCAGAGGAAATCAAAGCCCTTGCCCCGGACGGCATTATGCTGTCCAACGGCCCCGGCGACCCCGCCGAGCCGGTGGAGATCATCGAGAACCTCAAGCACATCTTTGAGTTGAACATCCCCACCTTCGGCATCTGTCTGGGTCACCAGCTGTCCGCACTGGCAGCCGGTGCCAAGACCATGAAGCTGAAGTACGGCCACCGCGGTGCCAACCAGCCTGTGACCGACTTTGAGTCCGGCCGCACCTTTATCACCAGCCAGAACCACGGCTATGCGGTCGTGGGCGAGGAGCTGCCCGCCGAGATGGGCGAGGTGGCACAGGTGAACGCCAACGACGGCACCTGCGAGGGCATCAAGTACAAAAAGTGGAACTGCTTTACCGTGCAGTTCCACCCGGAAGCAAACGGCGGCCCCAAGGACACCGAATTCCTGTTCGACCGCTTCCTGAACAACGTCAAAGCAGCAAAGGAGGCACGCTGA
- the pyrE gene encoding orotate phosphoribosyltransferase, giving the protein MSEALEILKSCDAFLEGHFLLSSGRHSGAYCQMAYLQQYPDRCAEVMKAVADKVKEMDVDVIVGPAMGGIVYAYELARQTGKRAIFTERVDNVMCLKRFAIHPGEKCIIAEDVVTTGISSLETKRVIEEAGGICLGITCVVDRTKPEAPSPIPILASALKLDLPNYTPEECPICKEGKLPLVHLGSRKMKQEAKQTL; this is encoded by the coding sequence ATGAGTGAAGCACTTGAAATTCTGAAGAGCTGTGACGCATTTCTGGAGGGTCACTTCCTGCTGTCCTCCGGTCGGCACTCCGGCGCATACTGCCAGATGGCTTATCTGCAGCAGTACCCGGACCGCTGCGCCGAGGTGATGAAGGCTGTGGCTGATAAGGTCAAGGAGATGGATGTGGACGTCATCGTCGGCCCTGCCATGGGCGGTATCGTGTACGCCTACGAGCTGGCCCGCCAGACCGGTAAGCGCGCTATCTTTACCGAGCGCGTGGACAACGTGATGTGCCTGAAGCGCTTTGCCATCCACCCGGGTGAAAAGTGCATCATCGCCGAGGACGTGGTGACCACCGGCATCTCCTCTCTGGAGACCAAGCGCGTCATCGAAGAGGCCGGCGGCATCTGCCTTGGCATCACCTGTGTGGTGGACCGCACCAAGCCTGAGGCTCCGTCTCCCATTCCCATTCTGGCCAGCGCCCTGAAGCTGGACCTGCCCAACTACACCCCGGAGGAGTGCCCCATCTGCAAGGAGGGCAAGCTGCCGCTGGTGCATCTGGGCAGCCGCAAGATGAAGCAGGAAGCAAAGCAGACCCTGTAA
- a CDS encoding dihydroorotate dehydrogenase, translating to MADLKTNLLGFVMNSPVIGASGTVGYGVEYEELADFAKIGGISGKGLTLHGQYGNKGERLWETPSGLINSIGLQNPGVQHFIDVELPEMLELKQKYGTVAIANLGGHSEEEYVEGAAMLSESAVDIVELNISCPNVKVGGMAYGVKAEAAGEVVRMVRAACKKPLMVKLSPQAENIPEMCKAVEAAGADAISLTNTFQACAIDLEKRRPVFNNIFAGLSGPAVRPIALRMVWQAVGAVNIPVVGLGGIATGRDALEFIMAGAAAVQVGAANFANPRAMETIANEMAAWMDKNGVKTLDEIRGCARHAE from the coding sequence ATGGCAGACCTGAAAACCAACCTGCTGGGCTTTGTGATGAACAGCCCGGTCATCGGCGCGTCCGGCACCGTGGGCTACGGTGTGGAGTACGAGGAGCTGGCCGATTTTGCAAAGATCGGCGGTATCTCCGGCAAGGGTCTTACCCTGCACGGCCAGTACGGCAACAAGGGCGAGCGCCTGTGGGAGACCCCCTCCGGCCTCATCAACAGCATCGGCCTGCAGAACCCGGGCGTGCAGCACTTTATTGACGTGGAGCTGCCCGAGATGCTGGAACTGAAGCAGAAGTACGGCACGGTGGCCATTGCAAACCTTGGCGGCCACAGCGAGGAAGAGTATGTGGAAGGCGCTGCGATGCTGAGCGAGAGCGCAGTGGACATCGTGGAGCTGAACATCTCCTGCCCCAACGTCAAGGTGGGCGGCATGGCCTACGGCGTAAAGGCCGAGGCTGCCGGTGAGGTGGTGCGCATGGTGCGCGCTGCCTGCAAAAAGCCCCTGATGGTCAAGCTGAGCCCGCAGGCAGAGAACATCCCCGAGATGTGCAAGGCTGTGGAGGCCGCCGGTGCGGACGCTATCAGCCTGACCAATACCTTTCAGGCCTGCGCCATCGATCTGGAAAAGCGCCGCCCGGTGTTCAACAACATTTTTGCCGGTCTGTCCGGCCCGGCGGTGCGCCCCATCGCCCTGCGCATGGTATGGCAGGCCGTGGGTGCCGTGAACATCCCGGTGGTGGGTCTGGGCGGCATTGCCACCGGCCGCGACGCACTGGAGTTCATCATGGCAGGCGCTGCTGCAGTGCAGGTGGGTGCCGCAAACTTTGCAAACCCCCGCGCCATGGAGACCATTGCAAACGAGATGGCAGCATGGATGGACAAAAACGGCGTGAAAACGCTGGACGAGATCCGCGGCTGCGCCCGTCATGCAGAATAA
- a CDS encoding dihydroorotate dehydrogenase electron transfer subunit, giving the protein MRVACCEATVLRNEVIAPDIRLLTVVWPDRDHAPHAGQFFTLRSWGADEAPFLSRPISVHRWNPDSSTIEFLYQVVGEGTEKLAQLKQQDTFQLTGPMGNGFDVPEIVSKYKKIAVVGGGIGTAPMFQLTRELAAAGVKPDVFFGFRDTPYCMEEYRSIANLVKVSTDTGAVGFHGFVTQLYDPADYDVVLVCGPTVMMKNAARLCAEKGTPCFVSMEKKMACGIGACLGCTCETKGGEGKSVCKNGPVFDATEVFF; this is encoded by the coding sequence ATGCGTGTAGCCTGCTGTGAAGCCACCGTCCTGCGCAATGAGGTCATTGCCCCGGACATCCGTCTGCTGACCGTGGTGTGGCCGGACCGCGACCACGCCCCCCACGCAGGCCAGTTCTTCACCCTGCGCTCCTGGGGTGCAGACGAAGCCCCCTTTCTGTCCCGTCCCATCAGCGTGCACCGCTGGAACCCGGACAGCAGCACCATCGAGTTTTTGTATCAGGTGGTGGGCGAGGGCACCGAAAAGCTGGCACAGCTCAAGCAGCAGGATACCTTCCAGCTTACCGGCCCCATGGGCAACGGCTTTGATGTACCGGAGATCGTGAGCAAGTACAAAAAGATCGCCGTGGTGGGCGGCGGCATCGGCACTGCGCCTATGTTCCAGCTTACCCGCGAACTGGCCGCTGCCGGGGTAAAGCCGGATGTGTTCTTCGGCTTCCGCGACACCCCCTACTGCATGGAGGAGTACCGCAGCATCGCAAACCTCGTCAAGGTGTCCACCGACACCGGCGCGGTGGGCTTCCACGGCTTTGTCACCCAGCTGTACGACCCCGCCGATTACGACGTGGTGCTGGTGTGCGGCCCCACCGTGATGATGAAGAACGCTGCCCGCCTGTGTGCGGAAAAAGGCACCCCCTGCTTTGTGAGCATGGAAAAGAAGATGGCCTGCGGCATTGGTGCCTGCCTTGGCTGCACCTGCGAGACCAAGGGCGGCGAGGGCAAGAGCGTGTGCAAGAACGGCCCTGTATTTGACGCAACGGAGGTGTTCTTCTGA